In the genome of Solibacillus silvestris, one region contains:
- a CDS encoding chemotaxis protein, with the protein MNPWFLAALVILGIAVVLLIVCIVAVIGPIKKVVTLLLAHAEGMKNQLNPIQTETTKLTTTVDRMKADIEFKKESVQSVIQSIKHTGDVLNQVSDVSHDATAKVMKKANNDPNRQAEVERWTNTAMGIIQRKA; encoded by the coding sequence ATGAATCCATGGTTTTTAGCAGCTCTCGTTATATTAGGAATTGCTGTAGTTCTGTTAATCGTCTGTATTGTTGCAGTAATTGGACCGATAAAAAAAGTTGTAACTCTGTTATTGGCACATGCTGAAGGAATGAAAAATCAGCTGAACCCAATTCAAACGGAAACAACAAAATTAACAACAACAGTCGATCGTATGAAAGCAGATATCGAATTTAAAAAAGAATCTGTCCAGTCTGTCATTCAATCTATCAAACATACAGGTGATGTATTAAACCAAGTGAGTGATGTCTCACACGATGCGACTGCGAAGGTTATGAAGAAAGCGAACAATGATCCAAACAGACAAGCCGAAGTAGAACGTTGGACCAATACTGCAATGGGTATTATTCAGCGGAAAGCATAA
- a CDS encoding hydrolase gives MERRNMNIIRKVLIQFGVICLLVAAAANTGYAQIFTDVKSDSKLNEELTVLNNLGGVIQSPNGTFRADDPITRYEVAEFIVRTLQIDLEMSAIPSYLDIPAEDPRMPVIATITELGMMTGYEGKFIPDAKLTRAQAVKILAPAFHLSGQTTIPYSDITKNHSAATAIEALVANKIVFPAKNEKFNPSDMMTRGNFISYLARIVEPSLRPTEPEQPVFQSCVKEEAKKRYVVDVAVTNLWNKPNQARAVDYPSTKNPVEMQKWISSLSLSQKKWLVGRTDTQALYGDEVTLLETKGKWQRIAAKDQYVPYLKAGYPGWVPQSHVVATNKNYDDCAIAIVTVDKTNLLEKDAKTKYLQISYATILPVIDETAKYYYVETPGDGVKLLKKSAAKSHTSYSEVPKPTATTIINEAKRYLDLPYLWAGTSSWGYDCSGILYAVFRTHGIMIPRDSFYQATGGKAIAKKNLKAGDLVFFAYNGDKGKVYHVGLYIGDGKMLHAPHYASKVKIESMNNGVYKKNYSGARRYL, from the coding sequence ATGGAGCGTAGGAATATGAATATAATCAGGAAAGTTTTAATTCAATTTGGGGTAATTTGTCTGTTGGTTGCGGCTGCCGCAAATACAGGCTATGCCCAAATATTTACGGATGTGAAAAGTGACTCTAAACTTAATGAAGAGCTTACAGTGTTAAATAATTTAGGTGGAGTAATACAATCGCCAAATGGTACTTTTCGTGCCGATGATCCAATTACGCGGTATGAAGTGGCGGAGTTTATCGTACGCACACTGCAAATCGATTTAGAAATGAGTGCAATTCCTTCATATTTAGACATTCCGGCAGAAGATCCTCGAATGCCTGTCATTGCAACAATTACTGAGCTTGGGATGATGACAGGGTATGAAGGGAAGTTTATACCGGATGCAAAATTAACGCGTGCACAGGCGGTGAAAATATTGGCACCTGCGTTTCATTTATCTGGACAGACAACCATTCCATATTCGGATATTACAAAAAATCATAGTGCAGCAACTGCGATTGAAGCTTTAGTAGCAAACAAAATTGTATTCCCGGCAAAAAACGAAAAGTTCAATCCAAGTGATATGATGACGCGCGGGAATTTTATTTCGTATCTTGCAAGAATAGTTGAGCCATCACTAAGACCTACCGAACCTGAACAGCCTGTGTTCCAAAGTTGTGTAAAAGAAGAGGCGAAAAAACGTTATGTAGTCGATGTCGCAGTAACGAATTTATGGAATAAACCTAACCAGGCACGTGCTGTTGATTACCCTTCGACAAAAAATCCGGTAGAAATGCAAAAATGGATTTCATCATTAAGCCTGTCGCAAAAGAAATGGCTCGTTGGACGTACGGATACCCAGGCATTATATGGCGATGAAGTAACGTTGCTTGAAACAAAAGGAAAATGGCAACGTATTGCGGCAAAAGATCAATATGTACCGTATTTAAAAGCAGGTTATCCTGGATGGGTTCCACAGTCTCATGTTGTGGCAACGAATAAAAACTATGATGACTGCGCCATTGCGATTGTTACTGTAGATAAAACGAATCTATTAGAAAAAGATGCGAAAACAAAATATTTACAAATTAGCTATGCAACAATTTTGCCGGTCATTGATGAGACTGCGAAATATTATTATGTAGAGACACCAGGTGACGGGGTTAAACTATTAAAGAAAAGTGCAGCCAAATCGCATACATCCTATAGCGAAGTTCCAAAACCGACAGCTACTACAATTATTAATGAAGCGAAGCGTTATTTGGATTTACCGTATCTATGGGCAGGAACCTCTTCGTGGGGCTATGACTGCTCGGGTATTTTATATGCAGTATTCCGTACACACGGCATCATGATTCCGAGGGATTCATTCTATCAGGCAACTGGTGGGAAAGCCATTGCAAAGAAGAATTTAAAGGCGGGGGACCTTGTATTCTTTGCGTATAATGGCGACAAAGGGAAAGTGTACCATGTTGGACTTTATATCGGTGACGGTAAAATGTTACATGCACCACATTACGCATCAAAAGTAAAAATCGAATCGATGAACAACGGTGTTTACAAAAAGAACTATTCAGGTGCAAGACGTTATCTATAA
- a CDS encoding transcriptional regulator, which yields MTKKTYSIQQVSSLTNLSKQLIRKWEDRYQIIQPDRLDNGYRVYTEDEVQTLMQLKQYINSGMTIKQAVDHYIKNKDIPEADPVSFFHKALIQAGTEANEHEILHLLEQAHHKFGVEKLIQDIVVPFLHEVGQLWCEKAWGEYQEAISSQTVRDFLSHIRRHFFVPDDAPLALGSCLPGERHEIPMQILLIQCMLRGYRTLMLGPSPAPTAIQSAIALKKPAIVLLTGSTEIAYNEFAQSVHTLEKLAQVHEHISFFIGGAGTERFYEQFQLKALKLARTIEDILPPANL from the coding sequence ATGACTAAAAAGACTTATTCGATACAACAAGTATCCAGCTTAACAAATCTTTCTAAACAACTGATCCGAAAATGGGAAGATCGCTACCAAATCATTCAACCCGATAGATTAGACAATGGCTATCGAGTGTATACGGAAGATGAAGTTCAGACGTTAATGCAGCTGAAACAATATATAAATAGCGGTATGACAATCAAACAGGCGGTAGATCACTACATTAAAAATAAGGATATACCAGAAGCAGACCCTGTATCATTCTTCCACAAAGCACTGATCCAGGCTGGTACAGAAGCAAATGAGCATGAAATTTTGCATTTGCTAGAACAAGCCCACCATAAATTCGGAGTAGAGAAGCTGATTCAGGACATTGTTGTTCCCTTCCTTCATGAAGTCGGACAGCTATGGTGTGAAAAAGCATGGGGAGAATATCAAGAAGCTATTAGCAGTCAAACAGTGCGTGACTTTTTAAGCCACATTCGTCGACACTTTTTTGTTCCGGACGATGCGCCACTCGCGTTAGGGAGCTGTCTACCTGGAGAGAGACATGAAATCCCAATGCAAATTTTGCTTATTCAATGTATGTTGCGAGGTTACCGTACATTAATGCTCGGTCCTTCACCTGCTCCAACAGCAATACAATCTGCCATCGCCCTGAAGAAGCCGGCTATTGTTTTGCTAACCGGATCAACTGAGATTGCATACAACGAATTTGCCCAATCCGTTCACACACTTGAAAAATTAGCACAAGTTCACGAACATATTTCATTTTTTATAGGGGGTGCAGGTACAGAACGATTTTATGAACAGTTCCAATTAAAAGCATTAAAATTAGCACGAACAATTGAGGATATCCTTCCTCCCGCTAACCTTTAG
- a CDS encoding alkyl hydroperoxide reductase subunit F, protein MLEGDLLIKVSVNDDKTSQEMLNLVEELEKMSPRITVQHALLERTPSFSINKVGEGESGITFAGLPLGHEFTSLVLALLQVSGRAPKIDAAVVKRIQAIKQPLKFETYVSLTCHNCPDVVQALNIMAVLNPNISNTMVEGGAFQSEIKERDIMAVPTVYLNGENFGGGRMELEDILTKLGEVSDGSEFADKEAFDVLVVGGGPAGSAAAIYSARKGIRTGIVADRFGGQVNDTLSIENIIGTKATEGPAFVSSLEAHVLDYDIDVMKSQRAAKIEKKDFIEVTLENGAVLKGKTVILSTGARYRQLEVPGEEEFKNKGVAYCPHCDGPIFKGKDVAVIGGGNSGVEAAIDLAGIVNHVTLIQRNSELKADKVLQERVYSLKNVTVITNALTTEITGTDKVNGLMYKDVATGEEKHIELQGVFIQIGLLPNTEFLKGTVNMNAHGEIIVDNHGATNIPGVFAAGDCTDTVYKQIVISMGSGATAALGAFDYMIRNVDSRDFVKA, encoded by the coding sequence ATGCTGGAAGGTGATTTATTAATTAAAGTGAGTGTTAATGACGACAAGACATCGCAAGAAATGCTCAATTTAGTTGAAGAGTTGGAAAAGATGTCTCCTCGTATTACGGTGCAACATGCTTTATTAGAACGTACACCAAGTTTCAGTATTAATAAAGTAGGCGAAGGAGAATCTGGTATTACATTTGCCGGGTTACCACTTGGTCATGAATTTACATCATTAGTTTTAGCGCTTTTACAAGTTTCAGGACGTGCACCAAAAATTGATGCAGCAGTTGTAAAGCGTATTCAGGCGATCAAACAGCCGTTGAAGTTTGAAACGTATGTAAGTTTAACTTGTCACAACTGCCCGGATGTAGTGCAGGCGTTAAACATTATGGCGGTTTTAAATCCGAATATCTCGAACACGATGGTCGAAGGTGGAGCATTCCAATCTGAAATTAAAGAGCGAGATATTATGGCGGTGCCTACTGTATATTTAAACGGCGAAAACTTCGGTGGTGGTCGTATGGAGCTGGAAGATATTTTAACAAAGTTAGGTGAAGTATCAGACGGCTCGGAATTTGCAGATAAAGAAGCTTTTGATGTATTAGTAGTAGGTGGCGGTCCTGCCGGTTCTGCAGCCGCTATTTATTCGGCGCGTAAAGGGATTCGTACAGGTATTGTAGCCGATCGCTTCGGTGGTCAGGTTAACGATACGTTATCGATCGAAAACATTATTGGAACAAAGGCAACAGAAGGTCCGGCATTTGTATCAAGCTTAGAAGCGCATGTATTAGACTATGATATCGATGTGATGAAATCCCAACGTGCTGCAAAGATCGAGAAAAAAGATTTTATTGAAGTAACGTTAGAAAATGGCGCGGTATTAAAAGGGAAAACAGTTATCCTTTCTACGGGTGCTCGTTATCGTCAACTAGAGGTGCCTGGTGAGGAAGAATTTAAAAATAAGGGTGTTGCGTATTGTCCGCATTGTGACGGTCCGATTTTTAAAGGGAAAGATGTAGCGGTAATCGGTGGCGGTAACTCTGGTGTAGAAGCGGCTATCGACCTAGCGGGTATTGTAAATCATGTTACGCTAATACAGCGTAACAGTGAGTTGAAGGCGGATAAAGTGTTACAAGAGCGCGTTTACAGTTTAAAAAACGTTACAGTCATTACGAATGCTTTAACTACTGAAATTACAGGAACGGATAAAGTGAATGGTTTAATGTATAAAGACGTTGCTACTGGTGAAGAAAAGCATATTGAATTACAAGGTGTATTCATTCAAATTGGTTTATTGCCAAATACAGAGTTCCTTAAAGGGACGGTAAACATGAATGCGCATGGTGAAATTATTGTAGATAACCACGGGGCTACAAATATTCCGGGAGTCTTTGCTGCAGGTGATTGCACGGATACGGTGTATAAGCAAATTGTCATTTCAATGGGTTCTGGCGCAACAGCAGCTTTAGGGGCATTTGACTATATGATTCGAAATGTTGATTCACGTGATTTTGTAAAAGCATAA
- a CDS encoding peroxiredoxin (with AhpF catalyzes the conversion of alkyl hydroperoxides to their corresponding alcohols; AhpC reduced the hydroperoxide substrate), with amino-acid sequence MALIGKEIAPFAAKAFQKGEFIDVTSENFKGQWSVVCFYPADFTFVCPTELEDLQNEYATLKSLGVEVYSVSTDTHFTHKAWHDTSETIGKIEYIMIGDPSHTISKAFDVLNEEDGLAERGTFIIDPDGIVQALEINAGGIGRDASILVNKIKAAQYVRNNPGEVCPAKWEEGGETLTPSLDLVGKI; translated from the coding sequence ATGGCATTAATCGGTAAAGAAATCGCACCATTCGCAGCGAAAGCATTCCAAAAAGGTGAATTCATCGACGTAACTTCAGAAAACTTCAAAGGACAATGGTCAGTAGTATGCTTCTACCCAGCAGACTTCACATTCGTTTGCCCAACTGAGTTGGAAGACTTACAAAACGAATATGCTACTTTAAAATCTTTAGGAGTGGAAGTTTACTCAGTATCGACTGATACACACTTCACTCACAAAGCATGGCACGATACTTCTGAAACAATTGGCAAAATTGAGTACATCATGATTGGCGACCCATCTCATACAATTTCTAAGGCATTTGACGTATTAAACGAAGAAGATGGTTTAGCAGAGCGCGGTACATTCATCATCGATCCAGACGGTATTGTACAAGCATTAGAAATTAATGCTGGCGGCATCGGCCGTGACGCTTCGATTTTAGTGAACAAAATTAAAGCAGCTCAATATGTACGTAACAATCCAGGTGAAGTTTGCCCAGCTAAATGGGAAGAAGGCGGCGAAACTTTAACACCAAGCTTAGATTTAGTAGGTAAAATCTAA